In Lutra lutra chromosome 13, mLutLut1.2, whole genome shotgun sequence, one genomic interval encodes:
- the LOC125084063 gene encoding LOW QUALITY PROTEIN: cytochrome c oxidase subunit 5A, mitochondrial-like (The sequence of the model RefSeq protein was modified relative to this genomic sequence to represent the inferred CDS: inserted 2 bases in 1 codon) has protein sequence MLGAALRRCAVAAAAAARASPRGLQYSSPVPGPAAAVQSLRYYSHGSHETDEEFDARWVTYFNKPDIDAWELRKGMNTLVGYDLVPEPKIIDAALRACRRLNDFASAVRILEVVKDKAGPLXEIYPYVIQELRPTLDELGISTPEELGLDKV, from the exons ATGCTCGGCGCCGCTCTCCGCCGTTGCGCTGtagccgcagccgcagccgccCGTGCCAGCCCTCGAGGCCTCCAGTACTCAAGCCCGGtccccggccccgccgccgctGTCCAGTCTCTTCGCTACTACTCCCATGGGTCACATGAGACAGATGAGGAGTTTGATGCTCGCTGGGTGACGTACTTTAACAAGCCAGATATTGATGCCTGGGAATTGCGTAAAGGGATGAACACACTCGTTGGCTATGATCTGGTTCCAGAACCCAAAATCATTGATGCTGCTTTACGGGCATGCAGACGGTTAAATGATTTTGCTAGTGCAGTTCGCATCCTAGAGGTTGTTAAGGACAAAGCAGGACCTCT GGAAATCTACCCCTATGTCATCCAAGAACTTAGACCAACTTTAGATGAACTGGGAATCTCCACTCCAGAGGAACTGGGCCTTGACAAAGTGTAA